One genomic segment of Halanaerobiales bacterium includes these proteins:
- a CDS encoding ABC transporter permease, translating into MKYFLRRILWLIFAIFVALTINFILPRLMPGDPATILIQRLEGLEPSAIEAVRTAFGLETDKNIVIQYWDYLVNLAHGDLGISISHYPTPVWDVLKKALPWTIGLMGLSTIFSFVIGTFIGIGIAWKRKSKISDAILGLFLFIRSFPYFWFGLILVYFLAFNNPFFPLGGAHSTRLMPADGWAYFKSVLYHGFLPGLTITISSMGYWILTIRNNMINVLAEDYITVAKAKGLSASRIRNLYAAKNAILPSISGFAMALGFVIGGSLLTEMVFSYPGVGFMLFQAVQQQDYPLLQAIFLFIILGVLFSNFIADIVIMLLDPRVRDGGSR; encoded by the coding sequence ATGAAGTATTTTCTTCGCAGGATACTATGGTTAATATTCGCTATTTTTGTTGCTCTTACTATAAATTTTATTTTACCAAGACTTATGCCAGGAGATCCTGCTACAATTCTGATTCAAAGATTGGAAGGACTTGAACCTTCTGCAATTGAAGCGGTAAGAACAGCTTTTGGTTTAGAAACAGATAAAAATATCGTTATTCAGTACTGGGATTATCTTGTAAATTTAGCTCATGGAGATTTAGGTATATCAATCAGTCATTATCCTACCCCAGTCTGGGATGTTCTCAAAAAAGCTCTCCCCTGGACAATTGGTTTGATGGGTCTTTCTACAATATTTAGTTTTGTAATAGGTACCTTTATCGGGATTGGTATAGCCTGGAAAAGGAAAAGTAAAATTTCTGATGCAATTTTAGGACTATTTTTATTTATTAGATCATTCCCCTATTTTTGGTTTGGACTTATTTTAGTCTATTTCTTAGCTTTTAATAATCCGTTTTTTCCTTTAGGAGGAGCTCACTCAACTAGATTAATGCCAGCTGATGGCTGGGCCTATTTTAAATCGGTTCTATATCATGGTTTTTTACCTGGTTTAACTATAACAATAAGCTCTATGGGATATTGGATATTAACTATTAGAAACAATATGATAAATGTACTTGCTGAAGATTATATTACTGTAGCTAAAGCTAAAGGACTTTCAGCCAGTAGAATTAGAAATTTATATGCTGCTAAGAATGCAATATTACCCTCTATTTCAGGTTTTGCAATGGCTCTTGGCTTTGTTATTGGAGGTAGTTTACTTACGGAAATGGTATTTTCTTATCCTGGTGTTGGTTTTATGTTATTTCAGGCAGTACAACAGCAAGATTATCCACTTTTACAGGCAATCTTTTTATTTATAATACTTGGAGTTTTATTTTCTAACTTTATAGCTGATATTGTGATTATGTTACTTGATCCTCGTGTAAGGGATGGTGGTAGTAGATGA
- a CDS encoding ABC transporter permease → MIKDMLKLFISNKKALTGVIILIFFLTIAIFAPIIAPYGPKQSRDESGKFELRAEPSLKHPLGTSHAGYDLFSRLIYGTRLSLGVGISTGIITTFIALTLGLFSGYYGGVIDEIISFINNIFLVIPSLPLVIVVASYITIKGVLPIILVLSLTGWAWGTRVIRSQVLSVREREFVKVAEVLGEKPLIIVFREIFPNIISLVMATFFTSTIAAVIGEATLEFIGLGNLSTVTWGTMLYWAQNNAALLYNAWWWFLPPGLFIGLLGTSFALMNFAIDEISNPKIRKR, encoded by the coding sequence ATGATTAAAGATATGTTGAAATTATTTATATCAAATAAAAAAGCTTTAACTGGAGTTATTATTCTCATATTTTTTCTAACGATAGCTATTTTTGCTCCGATCATTGCCCCTTATGGACCAAAACAAAGTAGAGATGAATCAGGTAAATTTGAACTTAGAGCTGAACCATCTCTTAAACATCCACTTGGGACAAGCCATGCTGGTTATGACCTCTTTTCAAGATTGATTTATGGAACGCGACTTTCTTTAGGAGTAGGTATCTCAACCGGTATAATAACAACTTTTATTGCTTTAACTTTAGGACTTTTCAGTGGTTATTATGGTGGAGTGATTGATGAAATAATCTCATTTATTAATAATATATTTTTAGTAATACCAAGTCTACCCCTGGTTATAGTTGTTGCTTCTTATATTACAATTAAGGGTGTATTACCAATAATTTTAGTTCTATCCTTAACAGGCTGGGCCTGGGGAACACGAGTGATAAGGTCACAGGTTTTATCGGTTCGAGAAAGAGAATTTGTTAAAGTAGCTGAAGTTTTAGGTGAAAAACCTTTAATTATTGTTTTCAGAGAAATATTTCCTAATATAATTTCTCTAGTTATGGCTACTTTTTTTACTTCTACTATAGCAGCAGTTATTGGAGAAGCTACTTTAGAGTTTATTGGTCTTGGCAACCTTTCTACAGTAACCTGGGGAACAATGCTTTATTGGGCCCAAAACAATGCAGCCCTTCTTTATAATGCCTGGTGGTGGTTTTTACCTCCTGGATTATTTATTGGTTTACTGGGTACTTCTTTTGCTCTAATGAATTTTGCTATTGATGAAATATCTAATCCTAAAATAAGGAAGAGGTAG
- a CDS encoding ABC transporter ATP-binding protein, translated as MSDTILEIDHLTAGYETKMGDVLAVNDVSFDLKKGELIGIAGESGCGKSTLAYSIMNLLEDNGKIYSGEIRFSGKNMVDLSDKQIKNFRWKNMSMVFQSAMNALNPVMKISEQLIDALKAHEKKISDKEARKRAKEMLKLVDIQIDRLDAYPHQLSGGMKQRVMIAMAMILNPDLMIMDEPTTALDVVVQRNIIEKVEELRHEFNFSIIFITHDLSLLVEISDKLAIMYAGKILEIGPADRIYLNPLQPYTEGLMNSFPPLTGELEEMSGIAGKPPDLLNPPQGCPFYPRCDKRMDICQKTMPEFKEIEENHKVRCHLYTGGNNNE; from the coding sequence ATGTCTGATACAATACTGGAGATAGATCATTTAACAGCAGGTTATGAAACAAAAATGGGAGATGTGCTTGCTGTAAATGATGTTTCATTTGATTTAAAGAAAGGTGAACTTATAGGAATTGCAGGAGAATCAGGTTGTGGTAAATCTACTCTTGCCTATTCAATAATGAATTTGCTAGAAGATAATGGGAAAATATACTCTGGAGAAATTAGATTTTCAGGAAAAAACATGGTTGACTTATCTGATAAGCAAATCAAAAATTTTAGATGGAAAAACATGTCTATGGTTTTTCAATCAGCAATGAATGCTTTAAATCCAGTTATGAAAATTAGTGAACAATTAATAGATGCTCTAAAAGCCCATGAGAAAAAAATATCTGATAAAGAAGCAAGAAAAAGGGCAAAGGAAATGCTCAAACTTGTAGATATACAAATTGATCGATTGGATGCTTATCCCCATCAACTTTCTGGTGGAATGAAACAAAGAGTTATGATAGCTATGGCCATGATTTTAAATCCTGATTTGATGATTATGGATGAGCCTACTACTGCTTTAGATGTTGTAGTTCAAAGAAATATAATAGAAAAAGTAGAGGAATTAAGACATGAATTTAATTTTTCAATAATATTTATTACCCATGATCTTTCCTTATTGGTTGAAATTTCGGATAAATTGGCAATTATGTATGCAGGTAAAATTTTAGAAATAGGGCCGGCAGATAGAATTTATCTTAATCCCTTACAACCCTATACTGAAGGATTAATGAATTCTTTTCCACCTCTGACTGGAGAATTAGAGGAAATGAGTGGAATAGCTGGGAAACCACCTGATTTATTAAATCCTCCTCAGGGATGCCCTTTTTATCCTCGATGTGATAAAAGAATGGATATTTGCCAGAAAACAATGCCTGAATTTAAAGAAATTGAAGAAAATCATAAAGTAAGATGTCACCTCTATACAGGAGGTAATAATAATGAGTGA
- a CDS encoding ABC transporter ATP-binding protein: MSEKILELDNVSMHFPVKKFGSKEEYVHAMDDISFSLYRGEILSIVGESGSGKTTTANVVAKLHQPTSGNIYYNDKNIYGKEVRKNNLAYRKKVQMIFQDPFGALNPTHTIRAILERPFLIHGLADRNNVEEKIKDVLVQVGLEPAEQFIDKFPHELSGGQLQRINIARAISVDPELLLADEPTSMLDVSIRIIIMNMIKKFRDEENISYLYITHNLAGARYIADRIGVMYAGMLMELGPAEDVIKKAYHPYTQLLRSAAPQPEKGFRDGKLTTQGDIPSLVNPPSGCRFHPRCPEAKPECSKAIPEMKKIEDNHYVRCILY; this comes from the coding sequence ATGAGTGAAAAAATATTAGAACTTGATAATGTATCAATGCATTTTCCAGTAAAAAAATTTGGAAGCAAAGAAGAATATGTACATGCTATGGATGATATTTCTTTTTCACTTTACAGAGGAGAAATACTTTCAATAGTAGGTGAATCTGGTAGTGGTAAAACTACTACTGCTAATGTTGTAGCCAAACTGCATCAACCTACTTCTGGGAATATATATTATAATGACAAAAATATTTATGGAAAAGAAGTCCGAAAAAATAATTTAGCCTATAGAAAAAAAGTGCAGATGATCTTTCAGGATCCATTTGGAGCACTTAATCCTACTCATACCATCCGAGCTATTTTAGAGAGACCATTTTTGATTCATGGATTGGCAGATAGAAATAATGTAGAAGAAAAAATCAAAGATGTTTTAGTTCAGGTTGGTCTGGAACCTGCTGAACAATTTATAGACAAATTTCCTCATGAATTATCAGGAGGTCAACTGCAAAGAATAAATATTGCCAGAGCAATATCAGTTGATCCTGAATTGCTTTTAGCTGATGAACCTACTTCAATGCTTGATGTTTCTATTAGAATAATAATTATGAATATGATCAAAAAGTTTAGAGATGAAGAGAATATATCCTATCTTTATATTACTCATAACCTGGCAGGTGCTCGATATATTGCGGACAGAATAGGAGTTATGTACGCTGGAATGTTAATGGAATTAGGTCCGGCAGAGGATGTAATTAAAAAAGCCTATCATCCCTATACACAATTATTAAGATCGGCAGCACCACAACCTGAAAAAGGTTTTAGAGATGGCAAATTAACTACTCAGGGAGATATACCAAGTTTAGTAAATCCTCCTTCAGGCTGCCGTTTTCATCCTAGATGCCCTGAGGCAAAACCTGAATGTTCAAAAGCAATACCGGAAATGAAAAAAATTGAAGATAATCATTATGTAAGATGTATTTTATATTAA
- a CDS encoding MurR/RpiR family transcriptional regulator, translating into MSKNAKNLPHGILRINSYMEQLKPAEKKVAKYILNNREEVIHLSITKLAREAGVSEATVVKFCQHIGYSGYQELKIMLAQAEKKGKQDRIYGEIEAEDNVEEIINKIFQIYDQSLHNTKKLFDNNNIKEAIKTVIDSKRIYFFGFGASGIVARDSELKFKRINYVAEALLDNHKQKTIASLLTEDDLVVAISDSGRTKELMESLEIAKNAGAKIIAITSNMDSPVTKVSDIILLTSSKETPFRGSALASRMAQLAVIDVLFLGVASSEYDKTIEALSKTRVVMQDSRLK; encoded by the coding sequence GTGAGTAAAAATGCAAAAAATTTACCTCACGGTATTTTAAGAATAAATAGTTATATGGAACAATTAAAACCTGCAGAAAAAAAGGTGGCAAAATATATATTAAATAATCGTGAAGAAGTAATTCATCTATCAATTACTAAACTGGCCAGAGAAGCAGGAGTAAGTGAAGCTACTGTCGTTAAATTTTGTCAGCATATTGGTTATTCTGGATATCAGGAATTAAAGATTATGTTAGCTCAGGCAGAAAAAAAAGGGAAGCAGGATCGTATCTATGGTGAGATAGAAGCAGAAGATAATGTAGAAGAAATAATAAATAAAATTTTTCAAATATATGATCAATCCTTGCATAACACAAAAAAACTTTTTGATAATAATAATATTAAAGAGGCAATAAAGACTGTAATAGATTCAAAAAGAATATACTTTTTTGGATTTGGAGCTTCAGGGATAGTTGCCAGAGACAGTGAATTGAAGTTTAAAAGAATTAATTATGTGGCTGAAGCTCTTTTAGATAATCATAAACAGAAAACTATAGCTTCTTTACTTACAGAAGATGATTTAGTAGTAGCTATTTCAGATTCAGGACGTACTAAAGAGTTGATGGAATCATTAGAGATAGCTAAAAATGCTGGAGCTAAAATAATTGCAATAACTTCTAATATGGATTCTCCAGTAACGAAAGTTTCTGATATAATTTTACTTACTTCTTCAAAAGAAACCCCATTTAGAGGAAGTGCTTTAGCTTCAAGGATGGCTCAACTGGCAGTCATTGATGTATTGTTTTTAGGAGTTGCCAGTTCTGAATATGATAAGACAATAGAAGCTTTAAGCAAGACAAGAGTAGTAATGCAGGATAGTCGATTAAAATAA
- a CDS encoding ABC transporter substrate-binding protein: MRNNLVKIVAVLLLLVFSFGFVEAQAEDVLKVAKDQSAVGFDPHLVPAASSIQVYQHIYNGLVDMDAEGNIVPELAKNWRMIDEKTYEFDLHEGVKFHNGREMTSEDVKYSFERILNPDTSSIAQSYFTMVKEIKTPDKYTVVFELEKPFAGFLTNVAHVWAAVVPKEVVEENGDLKQAACGTGPFKLEDWSPDEHSILVKNEDYFEEGLPKVDKIEFLVMKDESARIAALRSGQVHLSSITPDGAEILKNQKNINVINYPSLNYTYAGFNTTKAPFDDPKVRLALSYAIDREEIAEIVYNGNASVTGPVPPPQKKWALPVDSYPSYGGSQIEKAKELLKEAGYEDGLEFTIKTSSTYDYMVDTALAIQNQLKKAGISTKIELVEWGTYIDAWVNTDHQFLVGLNGSGVTPDRALHFFFHTEGTANVWGFSNAEFDKLVEEARVTADYMDRSELYKKAQSMLVNELAPNLFLNAPYQFYAVNQDVEGFNPTALTGESVLKHVNLK, from the coding sequence ATGAGAAACAATTTAGTTAAAATAGTTGCAGTTTTATTATTACTAGTTTTTAGTTTTGGTTTTGTTGAGGCACAGGCAGAAGATGTTCTAAAAGTAGCAAAGGACCAGTCAGCAGTTGGGTTTGATCCTCACCTTGTTCCGGCAGCTTCTTCCATTCAGGTTTATCAACATATTTATAATGGCCTTGTTGATATGGATGCAGAAGGTAATATTGTGCCTGAACTGGCAAAGAATTGGAGAATGATAGATGAAAAAACTTATGAATTTGATTTGCATGAAGGAGTAAAATTTCATAATGGTCGGGAAATGACCTCAGAGGATGTAAAATACAGTTTTGAAAGAATTCTTAATCCTGATACTTCTTCAATAGCTCAATCATATTTTACAATGGTTAAAGAAATAAAAACTCCTGATAAGTATACAGTAGTTTTTGAACTTGAAAAGCCGTTTGCAGGATTTTTAACAAATGTTGCTCATGTCTGGGCTGCAGTTGTTCCTAAAGAAGTTGTAGAAGAAAATGGAGATTTAAAACAGGCTGCCTGTGGTACAGGACCTTTTAAGTTGGAAGATTGGTCTCCAGATGAACATTCAATATTAGTCAAAAATGAAGATTATTTTGAAGAAGGCCTGCCCAAAGTAGATAAAATAGAATTTTTGGTTATGAAAGATGAATCAGCCAGGATTGCTGCTTTAAGATCAGGTCAGGTACATTTGAGTAGTATTACTCCTGATGGTGCTGAAATTTTAAAAAATCAAAAAAACATCAATGTTATAAATTATCCCAGTTTAAACTATACTTATGCTGGATTCAACACTACTAAGGCACCTTTTGATGATCCAAAAGTTAGACTTGCTTTAAGTTATGCAATTGATAGAGAAGAAATTGCCGAGATTGTATATAATGGAAATGCTTCTGTAACAGGCCCTGTGCCTCCTCCTCAGAAAAAATGGGCACTTCCTGTAGATAGTTATCCTTCCTATGGTGGAAGTCAAATTGAAAAAGCAAAAGAATTATTAAAAGAAGCTGGATATGAAGATGGACTTGAATTTACAATAAAAACATCAAGTACTTATGATTATATGGTAGATACTGCTTTAGCTATTCAAAATCAACTTAAAAAAGCAGGAATTTCTACTAAAATTGAATTAGTTGAATGGGGAACATATATAGATGCCTGGGTAAATACTGATCATCAATTTTTAGTTGGACTTAATGGATCAGGTGTTACTCCAGATAGAGCTCTTCATTTCTTTTTCCATACAGAAGGAACAGCTAATGTTTGGGGCTTTAGTAATGCTGAATTCGATAAATTAGTAGAAGAAGCAAGAGTTACAGCAGATTATATGGATAGATCAGAGCTATATAAAAAGGCACAGAGCATGCTTGTAAATGAATTAGCTCCTAATCTTTTCTTAAATGCTCCTTATCAATTCTATGCTGTAAATCAAGATGTTGAAGGTTTTAATCCAACAGCACTTACTGGAGAATCTGTACTAAAACATGTAAATCTCAAATAA
- a CDS encoding ABC transporter permease: protein MRSYLIRRLLSLVPLIIGVSLIVFLAINFIPGNPIRIMLGIEATAEMEAELKAEYGLDQPLIIRYTKWFGNFVQGDFGNSIVTGSPVNIEIANRFGVTLQLALLSVMLSLVIAIPVGIISATKHNTIVDFVVRIGVLSGISLPSFALGILLILFMSKIFGWLPPFGFVNLWDNFFLAVQILILPVISLGVRLAASVSRMTRSSMLEVLRKDYIRTARAKGLKEIVVTYKHALQNALIPILTLVGLQIGYLFGGAVVIEQIFSLPGLGRYLLTGIYKRDYPVVMAAVLIIAISFAIVNTIVDIFYAFVDPRIKYD, encoded by the coding sequence ATGAGAAGTTATTTAATAAGAAGATTATTATCTTTAGTTCCCTTAATTATTGGTGTTTCTTTAATTGTATTTTTAGCTATTAATTTTATTCCTGGTAATCCAATTAGAATAATGCTGGGGATAGAAGCAACTGCTGAAATGGAAGCAGAATTAAAGGCTGAATATGGTCTGGATCAACCCTTAATAATAAGGTATACTAAGTGGTTTGGAAATTTTGTTCAGGGTGATTTTGGAAATTCAATTGTAACTGGAAGTCCTGTTAATATCGAAATAGCAAATAGATTTGGGGTAACTCTTCAATTAGCATTATTGAGTGTTATGCTATCACTTGTAATTGCTATCCCGGTAGGTATAATCTCAGCAACCAAGCATAATACTATCGTTGATTTTGTAGTTAGAATTGGGGTATTAAGTGGTATCTCTTTACCAAGTTTTGCTTTAGGTATTTTACTTATACTTTTTATGTCTAAGATATTTGGTTGGTTACCACCATTTGGATTTGTAAATTTGTGGGATAATTTTTTCTTAGCTGTTCAAATATTAATATTGCCTGTAATATCTCTGGGAGTTAGATTAGCAGCATCAGTAAGCAGGATGACCAGGTCTTCTATGCTTGAAGTATTAAGAAAAGATTATATTAGGACAGCCAGAGCCAAAGGCCTAAAAGAAATAGTAGTAACTTATAAACACGCTCTGCAAAATGCCCTTATTCCTATTTTGACTTTAGTAGGTCTCCAGATAGGGTATTTGTTTGGAGGAGCAGTTGTTATTGAACAAATTTTTTCTTTACCTGGCCTGGGTCGTTATCTGCTAACTGGAATATATAAAAGAGATTATCCAGTAGTTATGGCAGCAGTTTTAATAATAGCTATCTCTTTTGCAATAGTTAACACCATAGTAGATATATTTTATGCCTTTGTTGACCCGAGGATAAAGTATGATTAA
- a CDS encoding ABC transporter permease codes for MNDHKKELIRKFSKNKLGMIGAFLVGVVILLAIFAPFISPYSPEEMDLINKREGPQKSHLFGTDKFGRDIFSRIIFGSRVSLTVGMISVGIGVFFGIFLGLYAGYTGNIIDNVIMWFMDILMSFPSILLALVVVTVLGSSLTNTMIAIGITYIPIFTRIIRGSVMEIKDQEFVEAARATGLKDAFILFKHILPNVMAPIIVQATLALSGAILTEATLSFLGLGVQPPMPSWGSMLSNARSYMELAPWTVIFPSLAIMFSVLGFNILGDGLRDVLDPKLN; via the coding sequence ATGAATGACCATAAAAAAGAATTAATAAGAAAATTTTCTAAAAACAAACTAGGAATGATAGGGGCTTTTTTAGTAGGGGTAGTTATTTTATTAGCAATTTTTGCTCCCTTTATTAGTCCTTATAGTCCTGAAGAAATGGATTTAATAAATAAAAGAGAAGGACCTCAAAAATCTCATTTATTTGGGACAGATAAATTTGGCAGAGATATTTTTAGTAGAATTATTTTTGGTTCAAGGGTTTCATTAACTGTGGGGATGATTTCAGTAGGAATTGGAGTCTTTTTTGGTATTTTCTTAGGTTTATATGCAGGATATACTGGTAATATAATCGATAATGTTATTATGTGGTTTATGGATATTTTAATGTCTTTTCCCTCCATTCTTTTAGCTCTGGTAGTTGTAACAGTATTGGGGAGCAGCTTAACAAATACTATGATTGCAATTGGGATCACCTATATACCAATTTTCACTAGAATAATAAGAGGTTCGGTAATGGAAATCAAGGATCAGGAATTTGTTGAAGCTGCCCGGGCAACTGGATTAAAAGATGCCTTTATTCTCTTCAAACATATTTTGCCAAATGTAATGGCTCCAATTATAGTTCAGGCTACTTTAGCTTTATCAGGAGCTATATTGACAGAAGCTACACTTAGTTTTTTAGGCCTTGGAGTTCAACCCCCAATGCCATCCTGGGGTTCAATGTTGAGTAATGCCAGAAGTTATATGGAACTTGCTCCCTGGACAGTAATTTTTCCTTCATTAGCAATTATGTTTAGTGTCTTAGGTTTCAATATATTAGGTGATGGCTTGAGAGATGTACTTGATCCTAAATTAAATTAA
- the murQ gene encoding N-acetylmuramic acid 6-phosphate etherase: MSQNTKKRITEKRNPSSTKIDQMRTNEILKLINKEDQKVAKAVKKEIPNIEKIVEIITEKMKKGGRLFYVGAGTSGRLGVLDAVECEPTFSISPEKVVGILAGGKDAMFKAQENIEDNENLGSQKIADYNIQKKDTVVGIAASGKTPFVLGAIKEANQRKAFTVALSCTKDSFLEELSELAIIPIVGPEVVTGSTRMKAGTAQKMVLNMLSTTVMIKLGKVYSNLMVDLNATNEKLRVRARDIFTLITDGDKEIAGKYLKETDYNLKEAIVMYEKKVDLKEAKELLKVNEGILRNVIN; encoded by the coding sequence ATGTCACAAAATACTAAAAAAAGAATAACTGAAAAAAGAAATCCAAGTAGTACAAAGATTGATCAAATGCGAACAAATGAAATACTTAAGTTAATTAATAAAGAAGATCAAAAAGTTGCCAAAGCAGTAAAAAAAGAAATTCCAAATATAGAAAAAATAGTAGAAATCATTACAGAAAAGATGAAAAAAGGTGGAAGATTATTTTATGTAGGAGCTGGCACAAGTGGAAGACTGGGGGTTTTAGATGCAGTTGAATGTGAGCCTACTTTTAGTATTAGTCCGGAAAAAGTAGTGGGAATTTTAGCCGGTGGTAAAGATGCAATGTTTAAAGCTCAAGAAAATATTGAAGATAACGAAAACTTAGGAAGCCAGAAGATTGCAGATTATAATATTCAAAAAAAAGATACAGTGGTCGGTATAGCAGCAAGTGGGAAGACTCCTTTTGTGTTAGGGGCTATTAAGGAAGCCAATCAAAGAAAGGCATTTACAGTTGCTTTAAGCTGTACAAAAGATTCTTTTTTAGAGGAGTTAAGTGAGCTGGCAATTATTCCAATAGTAGGACCGGAAGTAGTGACAGGTTCTACCAGAATGAAAGCCGGTACTGCTCAAAAAATGGTTTTAAATATGTTATCAACTACTGTTATGATTAAATTAGGAAAAGTTTATTCAAATTTGATGGTTGACCTTAATGCGACAAATGAAAAGTTAAGAGTAAGGGCCAGGGATATTTTTACTTTAATTACTGATGGTGATAAGGAAATAGCAGGAAAATATTTAAAAGAAACAGATTATAATTTAAAAGAGGCAATAGTAATGTATGAAAAAAAAGTTGACTTAAAAGAAGCAAAAGAATTACTTAAAGTAAATGAAGGAATTTTAAGGAATGTTATAAATTAG
- the nagZ gene encoding beta-N-acetylhexosaminidase: MSIAEIIENMSLEEKVGQLFQVGFSDTKADNNIKDMIENYHIGGVIYFSRNLNSLKQTAELSNQLQELALNSKSEIPLFISADQEGGIVTRLRGGTHFPGNMALGATGSNVLAEKAGKATATELKNTGINMNLAPVLDVNNNPANPVIGVRSFGEDPDLVANLGYSYFAGLQSEGVIACGKHFPGHGDTDLDSHLSLPVIRHNRERLNKIELVPFKRAIDQGIDSIMTAHVHFPAIEKEIGIPATLSKKVLTGLLRKELNFKGLIITDCMEMNAIADSFGTVEGAIRAFIAGSDVILISHSYQKQKRAIKAMKEAVKSNRISEKRINKSLKRILELKQKRIGIGRRKIKKADPKKINLKYNQRIAEEISRASVTLLKGENVVPIEDIKNKKISVVNFSIKKGSLVEDNKNENNVFIDYLNKKIDDLKHFDYKDRQGIDKKDDKEFKNSDYIIVCISDGEKNRKQIKIAEKIAENNKVITVALRNPYDFKYIKNSDAFLTTYDYSPSNQRAAVDIITGEIKAKGKLPVKVRNEKNEK, encoded by the coding sequence ATGTCCATAGCTGAAATTATTGAAAATATGTCTCTTGAAGAAAAAGTTGGACAATTATTTCAGGTGGGATTTTCTGATACTAAAGCCGATAATAATATAAAAGATATGATTGAAAATTATCATATTGGTGGAGTTATTTATTTTAGTAGAAATCTCAATAGCCTTAAACAGACTGCTGAATTATCTAATCAACTTCAGGAGTTAGCTTTAAATTCAAAATCTGAAATACCACTTTTTATATCAGCCGATCAGGAAGGTGGAATTGTAACAAGATTGAGGGGAGGTACTCATTTCCCTGGTAATATGGCCCTGGGGGCCACAGGAAGTAATGTCCTGGCTGAAAAAGCAGGTAAAGCAACAGCAACAGAATTAAAAAATACAGGTATAAATATGAATTTGGCTCCTGTTCTTGATGTTAATAACAATCCTGCTAACCCAGTTATCGGTGTGCGTTCTTTTGGAGAAGATCCCGATTTAGTAGCAAACTTGGGCTATTCTTATTTTGCTGGTTTGCAGAGTGAAGGAGTAATTGCCTGTGGTAAACATTTTCCCGGTCATGGAGATACTGATTTAGATTCTCATTTAAGTCTCCCGGTAATTAGACATAATAGGGAGAGATTAAACAAAATAGAATTAGTGCCCTTCAAAAGAGCAATTGATCAGGGGATAGATAGTATTATGACTGCTCATGTGCATTTTCCCGCAATCGAAAAAGAAATAGGAATACCTGCTACTCTTTCCAAAAAAGTACTTACTGGACTTTTACGTAAAGAACTTAACTTTAAAGGACTTATTATTACTGATTGTATGGAAATGAATGCAATTGCTGATTCATTTGGAACAGTAGAAGGTGCTATTAGGGCATTTATTGCTGGAAGTGATGTTATATTAATTTCACATAGTTATCAAAAACAAAAAAGAGCTATTAAAGCAATGAAAGAGGCGGTAAAATCTAATAGAATATCTGAAAAGAGAATAAATAAGTCATTAAAAAGAATTTTGGAATTAAAGCAAAAAAGAATAGGAATTGGAAGAAGAAAAATTAAAAAAGCTGATCCTAAAAAAATAAATTTAAAATATAATCAAAGAATTGCTGAAGAAATTTCTCGAGCCAGTGTTACTCTGCTAAAAGGAGAAAATGTTGTTCCTATAGAAGATATAAAAAACAAGAAAATATCTGTAGTGAACTTTAGTATAAAAAAAGGTTCTTTAGTAGAAGATAATAAAAATGAAAATAATGTTTTTATAGATTATTTAAATAAAAAAATAGATGATTTAAAACATTTTGATTATAAGGATAGACAGGGAATTGATAAAAAGGATGACAAAGAATTTAAAAATAGTGATTATATAATTGTTTGTATTTCTGATGGAGAAAAAAACAGAAAACAAATTAAAATTGCTGAAAAAATAGCTGAAAATAACAAAGTTATTACTGTTGCCTTGAGAAATCCTTATGATTTTAAATATATCAAAAATTCAGATGCTTTTTTAACTACTTATGATTATAGTCCTTCAAATCAAAGAGCAGCAGTTGATATCATAACAGGAGAAATTAAAGCAAAAGGGAAATTGCCAGTCAAAGTGAGGAATGAAAAAAATGAGAAATAA